In Plasmodium malariae genome assembly, chromosome: 11, the following proteins share a genomic window:
- the TIM23 gene encoding mitochondrial import inner membrane translocase subunit TIM23, putative — translation MGDYLKTGTINYDLEILKKKPEKKLSFDKQNLYLQGYGRQWGEKLVYSVGLAYGSGLLLGGCCGLISGIMKGGKTKKLFLNSVLNSTSVMGPSVANQMASLTMIFYALNNMVKLFTKNDEIYNSSISGFLAGCIYKSSSNYRILGSYSILSSAVFSFIDYSFKKGYV, via the exons ATGGGtgattatttaaaaactggaacaataaattatgatttagaaatattaaaaaaaaaacctgaAAAGAAATTATCATTTGACAAGCAAAATTTATATCTACAAGGATATGGTAGACAATGGGGTGAAAAATTAGTATACAGTGTTGGATTAGCATATGGCTCAG GACTATTGTTAGGGGGATGTTGCGGCTTAATTAGTGGAATTATGAAAGgcggaaaaacaaaaaagctatttttaaattcagTTCTTAATTCTACGTCTGTTATGGGTCCAAGTGTTGCAAATCAAATGGCGTCATTGACAATGATTTTTTATGCCTTAAATAATATGGTAAagttatttacaaaaaacgACGAAATTTACAATTCTTCCATATCAGGTTTTTTAGCTgggtgtatatataaaagctCCTCAAACTACAGAATTTTAGGAAGTTACTCTATACTGTCGTCTGCTGTTTTTTCCTTCATAGATTATAGCTTTAAAAAGGGCTATGTATAG
- the PmUG01_11029300 gene encoding DnaJ protein, putative codes for MNYHKILGVTKNACKKTIREAYLKKVKLYHPDINKSSDATSKFKQIQEAYQALHNDDYSQKSYHSENPYSKSNKPEETKNKQNYNYSDDFSDFQRSFYEDVRKMRENERKEYHRRYSYNNYGYSMNDIFNKHPREYFYINLIFKLFPLFVVPLLFLFVVYKEYILKSHFKEKPILIYDSYGRAFLVDNHGRKFRASEFDKY; via the exons atgaattatcataaaattttag GTGTAACAAAAAATGCCTGTAAGAAAACAATACGTGAAGCatacttaaaaaaagtaaaattatatcatcCTGATATAAACAAAAGTTCAGATGCTACATCAAAATTTAAACAGATTCAAGAAGCATATCAGGCCTTACATAATGACGATTACTCAC AAAAATCATACCACAGTGAGAACCCATATAGCAAAAGCAACAAACCAGAAGAGACAaagaataaacaaaattacaaCTATTCTGACGATTTTTCTGATTTTCAGAGATCATTTTACGAGGATGTTCGTAAAATGAgagaaaatgaaagaaaGGAATATCATAGA AGATactcatataataattacgGTTACTCCATGAATGATATTTTCAATAAACACCCGAGGGagtatttttacataaaccTAATTTTTAAGTTATTTCCTTTATTTGTTGTCCCTCTTTTATTTCTGTTTGTTGTTTATAAGGAGTACat TTTGAAGAGCCATTTTAAAGAGAAGCccatacttatatatgatTCGTATG GAAGAGCTTTTTTGGTAGACAATCATGGAAGAAAATTTAG aGCTTCCGAATTCGATAAATATTag
- the PmUG01_11029400 gene encoding regulator of chromosome condensation, putative gives MPNFFKLKKSKEENVLQPKLVTKAIISSDFIKKLPKYEDKRTIIYYWGKRVINENDDTPEHLPTIYTELSSVKIKEISCNKTCALFLSNAGNMYSFGKGLHGELGQGNLIVYNVQPSLIESVNNIKQIACGYNHSLCLSNDNILYSWGHGNYNGLKCNFDKFVPTVLNIIEYGDVIETTLNALSHLINNYEKCERKKKVCTQIYAKYNQSIAVCDNNTSMYIWGETYNNYLKYIPTFFYKFESNKIKQIAMGKNFAILLLINGELYGWGDGTYGELCRRSFDYEGGCYCIYPEQLILRDANNKKLPNINKVSAGARHVLLITEDEHVWSFGDKISGQCGISGFQNIVTTPKFVELHENNQKAKKVFCGERHSACINKFNQLYMWGHSAHHKLIFTACSDFLLNQNVQPGISIQSGLKQKFNKATLIYSMLHQKVTNAYLGDDFTIVVVGGETCEKLKQGDQYSDKTFYSVQEESAYVST, from the coding sequence ATgccaaatttttttaaattaaaaaagtccAAAGAAGAAAATGTGTTACAACCAAAATTAGTAACAAAAGCTATAATTTCCTCCgattttatcaaaaaattaccaaaatatgaagataaaagaacgataatatattattgggGAAAAAGggttataaatgaaaatgatgatACACCTGAACATTTACCAACCATATATACTGAACTGAGTAGCGTAAAAATTAAGGAAATCAGTTGTAATAAAACAtgtgctttatttttaagcaATGCAGGAAATATGTATTCATTTGGAAAAGGATTACATGGAGAATTAGGACAAGGtaatttaattgtttataatGTACAACCTTCACTTATTGAATcagttaataatataaagcaAATAGCTTGTGGTTATAATCACTCTCTTTGTTTATCAAATGATAATATTCTTTATTCATGGGGGCATGGAAATTATAATGGGCTAAAATGtaattttgataaatttGTACCAActgttttaaatataatagaatatGGAGATGTAATTGAAACAACATTAAATGCTTTGtctcatttaataaataattatgaaaaatgtgaaagaaaaaaaaaagtatgtaCACAAATTTATGCAAAATATAATCAAAGTATAGCTGTTTGTGATAATAATActtctatgtatatatggggagaaacatataataattatttgaaatatattcctacctttttttataaatttgaatctaataaaataaaacaaatagcGATGGGCAAAAATTTtgctattttattattaataaatggtGAATTATATGGATGGGGAGATGGCACATATGGAGAGTTATGCAGACGTTCATTTGATTATGAAGGGGGGTGTTATTGTATTTATCCTGAACAGTTAATATTAAGAGAtgctaataataaaaagttaccaaatattaataaagtaAGTGCAGGTGCAAGGCATGTATTGTTGATAACTGAAGATGAACATGTATGGTCCTTTGGAGATAAAATATCAGGACAGTGTGGAATTTCTGgttttcaaaatattgtTACAACACCAAAATTTGTTGAATTACATGAAAATAATCAAAAAgctaaaaaagtattttgtGGAGAAAGACATTCAGcttgtataaataaattcaatCAACTGTACATGTGGGGTCATTCAGCACatcataaattaatttttactgCTTGTTcagattttttattaaatcaaAATGTACAGCCAGGTATTTCTATTCAATCAGGACTAAAGCAGAAGTTTAATAAAGCCACACTAATTTACTCTATGTTACATCAAAAGGTTACTAACGCATATTTAGGTGATGATTTTACAATTGTCGTTGTTGGGGGTGAAACATGTGAAAAACTTAAGCAAGGTGATCAGTACTCTGACAAAACATTTTATTCTGTTCAAGAAGAAAGCGCATATGTTTCAACGTAG
- the PmUG01_11029500 gene encoding conserved Plasmodium protein, unknown function, which yields MSLRRISGLYEKIRLSLFRRKISGPAPLYKTPLRYIWSIFFYLDIFLIYIFVFSFFLSIILHQECFEIFSIIFFTATNLVLSFLIDFFFLLIKDEEVASEDEIILSTFLTILFCIVKICINVYTIYFSLKKSEKIIESIDMNVKLRCHTSLAKALLLNCVIINSFSFIETYIESNLTFFTIIHFKSQVQTYETII from the exons ATGTCTTTACGCAGAATATCCggattatatgaaaaaattcgCTTGTCTTTATTTCGACGAAAAATTAGTGGTCCCGCACCTTTATATAAAACTCCTCTCAGATATATTTggtctatttttttttatttagatattttcttaatatatatttttgttttttctttctttctctCTATAATTTTACACCAAGAAtgttttgaaatattttccaTAATATTCTTTACTGCAACCAATTTAG ttTTAAGCTTTTTAAttgattttttctttttattaataaaagatgAAGAAGTTGCGAGTGAAGATGAAATAATCCTATCTACCTTTTTAACAATATTGTTTTGTATAGTTAAGATATGTATTAATGTTTACACAATTTATTTCTCCCTTAAAAAGTCGGAGAAAATTATCGAATCAATAGATATGAATGTTAAGTTAAGATGTCACACATCTTTAGCAAAAGCGTTATTACTAAATTGCGTTATcataaattctttttcatttattgaaACATACATTGAATCGAATCTCACTTTTTTTACCATTATTCACTTTAAATCACAAGTACAAACTTATGAGACAATTATATAG
- the PmUG01_11029700 gene encoding ubiquitin-conjugating enzyme, putative, which produces MNSTSRNSKELLRLQKELKDIENENVQEIDAHIKDSNIFEWVGFIKGPAGTPYEDGHFILDITIPNDYPYNPPKIKFNTKIWHPNISSQTGAICLDVLKNEWSPALTIRTALLSIQALLSDPQPDDPQDAEVAKMYKENYSLFLKTASVWTKTFATGPKLEPREVIIKKITEMGFTEDQAKNALIKADWNETLALNTLLENS; this is translated from the exons ATGAATTCAACATCGCGAAATTCGAAGGAGTTATTGAGATTGCAAaag GAATTAAAAGACATTGAAAACGAAAATGTGCAGGAGATAGATGCACATATAAAAGATTCAAATATTTTCGAGTGGGTAGGTTTTATAAAGGGACCGGCGGGAACACCATATGAAGACGgtcattttattttggaCATAACTATACCTAATGATTATCCATACAATCCACCTAAA ATAAAATTTAACACTAAAATATGGCATCCGAATATTTCCAGTCAAACAGGTGCAATATGTTTGGacgttttaaaaaatgaatggagCCCTGCACTAACAATTAGAACAGCACTTTTGTCAATTCAAGCTCTGTTATCAGATCCACAACCTG ATGATCCTCAAGATGCGGAAGTAGCCAAAATGTACAAAGAGAATTATTcgctttttttaaaaacagcAAG TGTATGGACTAAAACATTTGCCACTGGCCCAAAATTAGAACCAAGAGAAGTTATA ATTAAAAAGATAACAGAAATGGGCTTTACGGAGGATCAAGCAAAG aATGCTTTGATCAAGGCAGATTGGAATGAGACTCTTGCGTTAAATACTTTGTTAGAGAATTCCTAA
- the PmUG01_11029600 gene encoding phosphatase 2A regulatory subunit-related protein, putative: MNGSKSSSKAPVHNDKPTLNLKMLSSPFSERREMKEIKKFARFFLEGEIMREFLMDEDNWLFIQNVKIKLKENPNEIDSWLDHQLHKAKCNSGNSFNTDVIPPFHHIKKNIEYNSLKGEKESEKNYYSCNGIVKNIMSADSSVVHTTVDRVGELGKESIIIDKEEIIDREGIKGSDIINDLLAHKREKREQKRYQQEKQERQEQERQEQERQEQEKQEQERQEQERQEQEKHDQEKHVQQEQHQQRQRKVSSKMKIAYNNNDVKDTSNFCEMINKHKEQNHLNKKNIVPNNKEEPDMHVLSEPINDRLNSCISNEKDYIIKKRLNERESSGINTDSAFTCNSGANKNTMTMKYRHSVENVRTNDAFKQKQNNEINSYDSNKCIDLTNNREKKKKKEKNEITAVMYNYIVPDDSKKNFKKDNIDTDFISNDISRIDPVMHNNKYNVEKEKSEIHGGSENRSNIFSNMETNTLNDEITKNMKKEVEERISKDDLLHVSGGWMKNDIIEKQGSKRNKDGPPKKNKQGQLMLNQNKEMGDALIGVYENAHNNIHSNYKHNNVSNNDNNGSSNYNDDNNEDINEDINEDKNVDNNYDNNNYDDDDDNNNNNNNGCNNNNDSKDNNNNNKDSNDNKDSNDSNNNNGALGENNKIYLKSAKTHAEILIPKMTVKIGRLINEDTDIKLKKIFMVCNNKMYLESFENLIVVNFLKIGRYMSHTLFSRIEKVNEDFITYEDTRKYFCNRFIDGTKDPSYYNDDRYSSSFNKSKKDIHGENSSPPLCSIRENECRKKELSLDDMEDVVDITSNHKEEHIEVPYKKCSIVNFFNAIKGDNNKDYLEFKDFDIYLREVLRRNKSLQFLLEHAEFLERYIESVIVRIYYHIDINDTNKIYLNDLRKHDLAHIWCCLDDTIKVQHVRQYFSYSHFYVYYCTFCQTSSCKDMLIDDNDLYRFDNHSLNDFIVNRIWSRISMKLAGPNQKYMCLNDWIYFIMNYEDMTTNRSIEFWFKLIDLDADCVIRDHEIQVFFNIQMERLKSHYLEEPKFEDWLCQMNDAIQPSNEGNFTLSDFKKNKKYAAKFFGCLVSLSKLLAWESRDAHKELQIETEYPHWTPWEIFCKTKYDELCYNENESYYDDNFNSYDDYDSKNVYM, encoded by the coding sequence atgaatggaaGCAAAAGCTCTTCAAAGGCGCCTGTACATAATGATAAGCCGACTTTGAATTTGAAAATGCTTTCTTCACCTTTTTCTGAAAGGAGGGAAatgaaggaaataaaaaagtttgctcgtttttttttagaaGGGGAAATAATGAGAGAATTTTTAATGGATGAAGATAATTGGCTGTTCAtacaaaatgtaaaaataaaattaaaagaaaatccTAATGAGATAGACAGTTGGTTAGATCATCAATTACACAAAGCTAAATGTAATTCAGGAAATTCCTTTAACACGGATGTAATACCACCATTTCAtcatataaagaaaaacattGAATATAATAGTTTGAAAGGAGAGAAAGAATCTGAAAAGAATTACTATTCATGTAATGGTATTGTTAAAAACATTATGTCTGCTGATAGTAGTGTCGTACATACTACTGTGGATAGAGTGGGAGAATTAGGAAAAGAAAGCATAATAATTGATAAGGAAGAAATAATAGACAGAGAGGGTATAAAAGGTAGcgatataataaatgatcTCCTAGCACATAAACGGGAAAAAAGAGAGCAGAAAAGGTACCAACAAGAAAAACAAGAAAGACAAGAACAAGAAAGACAAGAACAAGAAAGACAAGAACAAGAAAAACAAGAACAAGAAAGACAAGAACAAGAAAGACAAGAACAAGAAAAACATGATCAAGAAAAACATGTTCAACAAGAACAACATCAACAACGACAAAGAAAAGTAAgtagtaaaatgaaaatagcatataataacaatgatGTGAAGGATACCTCTAATTTTTGtgaaatgataaataaacataaggAGCAAAAtcatttaaacaaaaaaaatattgtaccGAATAACAAAGAGGAGCCGGATATGCATGTACTAAGCGAACCAATAAATGACCGTTTAAACAGCTGTATAAGTAATGAAAAAGATTACATAATCAAGAAAAGACTAAATGAAAGGGAATCGAGTGGCATAAACACAGATTCTGCTTTTACTTGTAATTCAGGtgctaataaaaatacaatgaCCATGAAATATCGGCATAGTGTGGAAAATGTACGAACTAATGATGCATTTAAGCAAAAACAGAACAACGAGATTAATTCGTATGATAGTAACAAATGCATCGATTTGACTAATAacagggaaaaaaaaaaaaaaaaagaaaagaatgaaaTAACTGCAgtaatgtataattatattgtacCAGATGATagtaagaaaaattttaaaaaggataaCATTGACACAGATTTTATCAGCAATGATATTTCTCGTATTGACCCTGTTATGCATAACAATAAGTACAACgttgaaaaggaaaaaagtgAAATACATGGAGGAAGTGAAAACCGAAGCAACATATTTTCTAATATGGAAACTAACACACTAAATGATgaaataactaaaaatatgaaaaaggaGGTAGAAGAGAGGATAAGTAAGGATGACCTTCTTCACGTAAGCGGTGGATGGatgaaaaatgatataattgAGAAACAGGGAAGTAAAAGGAATAAGGATGGAcccccaaaaaaaaataaacaaggACAGCTTATGTTAAACCAGAACAAGGAGATGGGAGACGCACTGATAGGAGTGTATGAAAATGcgcataataatatacacagtaattataaacataataatgttagtaataatgataataatggtagtagtaattataatgatgataataatgaagaTATTAATGAAGATATTAATGAAGATAAAAATGttgataataattatgataataataattatgatgatgatgatgataataataataataacaataatggctgtaataacaataatgatagcaaagataataataataataataaggatAGCAATGATAATAAGGATAGCaatgatagtaataataataatggtgCACTaggtgaaaataataaaatatatttgaaaagtGCAAAGACGCATGCAGAAATTTTAATACCAAAGATGACAGTAAAAATTGGAAGGTTAATAAATGAAGACACAGatataaaactaaaaaagatatttatggtatgtaataataaaatgtatttagaatcctttgaaaatttaatagtagtaaattttttaaagataggTAGATATATGAGTCATACCTTGTTTTCTCGAATTGAGAAAGTAAATGAAGattttataacatatgaAGATACAAGAAAATATTTCTGTAATCGTTTTATTGATGGAACAAAGGATCCAAGTTATTACAATGATGATAGATATAGTAGctcatttaataaaagtaaaaaggaTATACATGGTGAGAATAGTTCTCCTCCGTTATGTAGTATAAGAGAAAATGAATGtaggaaaaaagaattatctTTGGATGATATGGAAGATGTAGTAGATATAACGTCAAATCATAAAGAAGAGCATATAGAAGTGCCTTACAAAAAATGCTctattgtaaatttttttaatgcaaTAAAAGgggataataataaagactACCTAGAATTCAAagattttgatatatatctAAGGGAAGTATTAAGAAGGAATAAATCGTTACAGTTTTTATTAGAACATGCAGAGTTTTTAGAAAGATATATAGAATCTGTAATAGTTAGAATATACTAtcatatagatataaatgatacgaataaaatatatttaaatgatttGAGAAAACATGATTTAGCTCATATATGGTGTTGTCTAGATGATACAATAAAAGTTCAGCATGTAAGACAGTATTTTAGTTATTCTCATTTTTATGTGTACTATTGTACTTTCTGTCAGACTAGTAGTTGTAAAGATATGTTAATAGATGACAATGATTTATATCGGTTTGACAATCACTCATTAAATGATTTTATAGTTAATAGAATATGGTCAAGGATATCAATGAAATTAGCAGGACCtaatcaaaaatatatgtgcttAAATGACtggatatattttattatgaattatGAAGATATGACTACTAACAGATCTATAGAATTTTGGTTTAAATTAATTGATTTAGATGCTGACTGTGTAATAAGAGATCATGAAATTcaagtattttttaatatacaaatgGAAAGATTAAAATCCCATTATTTAGAGGAACCCAAATTTGAAGATTGGTTATGTCAAATGAATGATGCTATTCAACCATCAAATGAAGGAAATTTTACTCTATccgattttaaaaaaaataaaaaatatgctgCTAAATTCTTTGGATGTTTAGTTAGTTTATCCAAATTATTAGCATGGGAGAGTAGAGATGCCCACAAAGAACTACAAATTGAAACGGAGTATCCTCATTGGACGCCTTGggaaattttttgtaaaacgAAATATGATGAATTGtgttataatgaaaatgaaagtTACTATGATGACAATTTTAACTCCTACGACGACTATGACTCAAaaaatgtgtacatgtaG